A DNA window from Pedomonas mirosovicensis contains the following coding sequences:
- a CDS encoding carboxymuconolactone decarboxylase family protein — MQARLDYFKIAPELMKAMLGLETATRNSGLEMSLMELVKIRASQINGCAYCLHMHTRDARQAGETEERIHLLPAWRESSYYTPRERAALAWTEALTLIAETQAPDAVYDELRKHFSEEEIVKLTLLIGTINVWNRIAVGFRSQHPAAYVVKAA; from the coding sequence ATGCAAGCCCGCCTCGACTATTTCAAGATCGCCCCCGAACTCATGAAGGCCATGCTCGGCTTGGAGACCGCCACGCGGAACAGCGGCCTTGAGATGAGCCTCATGGAACTGGTCAAGATCCGCGCCTCGCAGATCAACGGCTGCGCCTACTGCCTGCACATGCACACCCGCGATGCCCGCCAGGCGGGAGAGACCGAGGAGCGCATTCACCTCCTCCCGGCCTGGCGCGAGTCTTCCTACTACACCCCACGCGAGCGGGCAGCGCTGGCCTGGACCGAGGCCCTGACGCTGATCGCCGAGACTCAGGCTCCCGATGCCGTTTATGATGAGCTGCGTAAGCACTTCAGCGAGGAGGAGATCGTGAAGCTGACGTTGCTGATCGGCACCATCAACGTCTGGAACCGGATTGCCGTCGGCTTCCGCAGCCAGCACCCGGCCGCCTATGTCGTCAAGGCCGCCTGA
- the glmS gene encoding glutamine--fructose-6-phosphate transaminase (isomerizing) — translation MCGIIGIIGQEPVADRLLDGLRRLEYRGYDSAGICTLVDGALARCRAEGKLKNLERRLIEAPLAGELGIAHTRWATHGAPTESNAHPHASRHVAVVHNGIIENFKQLRQELVANGYAFESETDTEVVVHLISAEMDQGAGPVEAVQRTLKRLHGAFALAILFSGHDDLMIGARRGSPLVVGYGDGEMYLGSDAIALSDLTSRIAYLDEGDWVVLSRTSIQVYDADDRPVERPVTISTVTGGLIDKGNHRHYMQKEIYEQPTVVAQTLGTYIRPLDGRIALPDLPFDLASVERVSIIACGTSYYAGMVGKYWLEQMARVPVELDIASEFRYRDPVLTPGGLAIFISQSGETADTLAALRHCKENGQHTVAIVNVPTSSMAREAHAVLPTHAGPEIGVASTKAFTCQLATLSAFAIAMAQAKGKVDEEREAALVQCLTEIPAYMNEALAHDEDIAKLAHAVARATDVLYLGRGPDYPIALEGALKLKEISYIHAEGYAAGEMKHGPIALIDENVPVVVVAPSGPLFEKTISNMQEVIARGGQVILISDKEGLAHHGTGLMATIEMPKVDGIIAPLVYAVPVQLLAYHVAVAKGTDVDQPRNLAKSVTVE, via the coding sequence ATGTGCGGAATCATTGGGATTATCGGCCAGGAACCGGTTGCGGATCGCCTTCTGGATGGCCTGCGCCGACTGGAATATCGCGGCTACGACTCGGCGGGCATCTGCACCCTGGTTGATGGCGCGCTGGCGCGCTGCCGCGCCGAGGGCAAGCTGAAAAATCTGGAACGGCGGCTGATCGAGGCTCCGCTGGCGGGCGAGCTGGGCATCGCCCACACCCGCTGGGCGACCCATGGCGCGCCGACCGAGAGCAACGCTCACCCGCACGCCAGCCGCCATGTGGCGGTGGTGCACAACGGCATCATCGAGAACTTCAAGCAGCTGCGCCAGGAGCTGGTGGCGAACGGCTACGCCTTCGAATCCGAAACGGATACGGAGGTGGTCGTTCACCTCATCTCCGCCGAGATGGACCAGGGCGCGGGCCCGGTCGAGGCGGTGCAGCGCACGCTGAAGCGCCTGCACGGCGCATTCGCGCTCGCCATTCTGTTCTCGGGCCATGACGACCTGATGATCGGCGCGCGGCGCGGCAGCCCGCTGGTGGTGGGCTATGGCGACGGCGAGATGTACCTGGGCTCGGACGCCATCGCCCTGTCGGACCTGACCAGCCGCATCGCCTATCTGGACGAGGGCGACTGGGTGGTGCTGAGCCGCACCTCCATTCAGGTTTACGACGCGGACGACCGGCCGGTGGAGCGCCCCGTCACCATCTCCACGGTGACGGGCGGCCTGATCGACAAGGGCAACCACCGCCACTACATGCAGAAGGAAATCTACGAGCAGCCGACGGTGGTCGCCCAGACGCTGGGCACCTACATCCGGCCGCTCGATGGCCGCATCGCCCTGCCGGACCTGCCGTTCGATCTGGCGTCGGTTGAGCGGGTGTCTATCATCGCCTGCGGCACCAGCTACTATGCGGGCATGGTTGGCAAATACTGGCTGGAGCAGATGGCCCGCGTGCCGGTGGAGCTGGATATCGCCTCCGAGTTCCGTTACCGCGACCCGGTGCTGACGCCGGGCGGCCTTGCCATCTTCATCTCCCAGTCCGGCGAGACGGCGGACACGCTGGCGGCCCTGCGCCACTGCAAGGAAAACGGCCAGCACACGGTGGCCATCGTCAATGTGCCCACCTCCAGCATGGCGCGCGAAGCCCATGCGGTGCTGCCCACCCACGCGGGGCCGGAGATCGGCGTTGCCTCCACCAAGGCCTTCACCTGCCAGCTGGCGACGCTCTCCGCCTTCGCCATCGCCATGGCGCAGGCCAAGGGCAAGGTCGATGAGGAGCGAGAAGCCGCGCTCGTGCAGTGCCTCACCGAAATCCCGGCCTACATGAACGAGGCGCTGGCGCACGACGAGGACATCGCCAAGCTGGCCCACGCGGTCGCCCGCGCGACGGACGTGCTGTACCTCGGCCGTGGCCCGGATTATCCGATCGCGCTGGAAGGCGCGCTGAAGCTGAAGGAAATCAGCTATATCCACGCCGAAGGCTATGCCGCCGGCGAGATGAAGCACGGCCCGATCGCGCTGATCGACGAGAACGTGCCGGTGGTCGTCGTCGCCCCCTCGGGCCCGCTGTTCGAGAAGACCATCTCCAACATGCAGGAGGTGATCGCCCGCGGCGGCCAGGTTATCCTCATCTCCGACAAGGAGGGCCTCGCCCACCACGGCACCGGCCTCATGGCCACCATCGAAATGCCGAAGGTCGATGGCATCATCGCCCCGCTGGTCTATGCGGTGCCGGTGCAGCTGCTGGCCTATCACGTCGCCGTCGCCAAGGGCACGGACGTGGACCAGCCGCGCAACCTCGCCAAGTCGGTGACGGTCGAGTGA
- the glmU gene encoding bifunctional UDP-N-acetylglucosamine diphosphorylase/glucosamine-1-phosphate N-acetyltransferase GlmU, whose translation MTTRPVAVIILAAGKGTRMKSDKHKVLHPIGGLPMVGHVLKTAEALDARRSVLVVGSLKEQVEAAFGHKAAISVQEPQLGTAHAVQAAQGQLADFDGDILILYGDVPLIRPETLRAMLERLNTPVGGQLPACVVLAFRPQDPAAYGRIITDENGVIETMVEFKDASPEQRAINLCNSGVMAVKSEQLWSLLSRVDNDNAAGEYYLPDVVMLARQDGLPSLVVETGEEEVAGVNSRVELAAVEQVFQNRRRREMMLDGVTLIAPETVFFSHDTVIGRDVVIEPNVVFGPGVTVESGAVIRAFSHLEGASVGAGCEVGPYARLRPGAVMKAKAKVGNFVEIKKAVLEAGAKVNHLTYIGDAHVGEKANIGAGTITCNYDGYNKSQTRIGAGAFIGSNSSLVAPVTIGDGAIIGAGSVVTQDVAADALAVARGQQVEKQGWAARFRAAMQSKKKAG comes from the coding sequence ATGACGACGCGGCCTGTGGCCGTCATTATCCTCGCGGCCGGCAAGGGTACGCGAATGAAGTCGGACAAGCACAAGGTGCTGCACCCCATTGGCGGCCTGCCGATGGTGGGCCATGTGCTGAAAACCGCCGAGGCGCTGGACGCCCGCCGCTCCGTGCTGGTAGTCGGCTCGCTGAAGGAGCAAGTGGAGGCCGCCTTCGGGCACAAGGCCGCCATTTCCGTGCAGGAACCGCAGCTGGGCACCGCCCATGCGGTGCAGGCGGCGCAAGGCCAGCTGGCCGACTTCGACGGCGACATTCTCATTCTCTATGGCGATGTGCCGCTCATCCGCCCCGAGACGCTGCGCGCCATGCTGGAGCGGCTGAACACGCCGGTCGGCGGCCAGCTGCCCGCCTGCGTGGTGTTGGCGTTCCGCCCGCAGGACCCGGCGGCCTACGGCCGGATCATCACGGATGAGAACGGCGTCATCGAAACGATGGTGGAGTTCAAGGACGCGAGCCCCGAGCAGCGCGCCATCAACCTGTGCAACTCGGGCGTCATGGCCGTGAAGTCCGAGCAGCTGTGGTCGCTGCTCTCGCGCGTCGATAACGACAACGCTGCGGGCGAATACTACCTGCCGGACGTGGTGATGCTGGCGCGCCAGGATGGCCTGCCCTCGCTTGTCGTCGAGACCGGCGAGGAAGAGGTGGCGGGCGTCAACTCCCGCGTCGAGCTGGCGGCCGTGGAGCAGGTGTTCCAAAACCGCCGCCGCCGCGAGATGATGTTGGACGGCGTGACCCTGATCGCGCCGGAGACGGTGTTCTTCAGCCACGACACGGTGATTGGCCGCGATGTGGTGATCGAGCCCAACGTGGTGTTCGGGCCGGGCGTTACGGTTGAATCCGGCGCCGTCATCCGCGCCTTCTCGCACCTTGAGGGCGCGAGCGTCGGCGCGGGCTGCGAGGTCGGTCCCTATGCGCGGCTGCGGCCCGGTGCGGTGATGAAGGCCAAGGCCAAGGTCGGCAACTTCGTCGAAATCAAGAAGGCGGTGCTGGAGGCCGGTGCCAAGGTCAATCACCTGACCTACATCGGCGACGCGCACGTGGGCGAGAAGGCCAACATCGGCGCGGGCACCATCACCTGCAACTACGACGGCTACAACAAGTCCCAGACGCGGATCGGCGCGGGGGCCTTCATCGGCTCCAACTCGTCGCTGGTGGCGCCGGTCACGATCGGCGATGGGGCCATCATCGGCGCGGGCAGCGTGGTGACGCAGGACGTGGCGGCAGATGCGCTGGCCGTGGCGCGTGGCCAACAGGTAGAAAAACAGGGTTGGGCAGCGCGCTTCCGCGCGGCCATGCAATCGAAGAAGAAGGCAGGGTAA
- a CDS encoding HAD hydrolase-like protein — MTVLNNMPRCVVFDLDGTLVDTGPDLTAATNHILSLAGRPPVTITEVRDMVGLGARKLIERGLAHTGGGTPEQAESLLKPFLDYYAANVCETPNPFPELNRPWPSFRKRASSSASAPTSRRS, encoded by the coding sequence ATGACCGTTCTTAATAATATGCCACGTTGCGTTGTTTTCGACCTCGACGGCACTCTGGTCGACACGGGACCAGACCTGACCGCCGCCACCAACCACATCCTGTCCCTGGCCGGGCGGCCGCCGGTCACGATTACCGAGGTGCGGGACATGGTGGGGCTGGGGGCCCGGAAGCTGATCGAGCGGGGCTTGGCGCATACCGGGGGCGGAACGCCCGAGCAGGCGGAAAGTCTCCTCAAGCCGTTCCTCGATTATTACGCCGCGAACGTGTGTGAGACTCCCAACCCTTTCCCGGAGTTGAACAGACCCTGGCCCAGCTTCAGGAAGCGGGCATCTTCATCGGCATCTGCACCAACAAGCCGGAGAAGCTGA
- a CDS encoding HAD-IA family hydrolase: protein MAQLQEAGIFIGICTNKPEKLSRALIEALGWERFFPVNVGGDSLPFRKPDGRHILTAIERLGGNPAEAVMVGDSAVDVGAARDAGVPVVAVSFGFSSVPATELEADALIDHYDQLWDALAAVHGARAAA from the coding sequence CTGGCCCAGCTTCAGGAAGCGGGCATCTTCATCGGCATCTGCACCAACAAGCCGGAGAAGCTGAGCCGGGCGCTGATCGAGGCTCTGGGGTGGGAGCGCTTCTTCCCGGTCAACGTCGGGGGCGACAGCCTGCCCTTCCGTAAGCCGGACGGCCGCCACATCCTCACCGCCATCGAGCGGCTGGGCGGCAACCCGGCAGAGGCGGTGATGGTGGGCGATTCCGCCGTGGACGTAGGCGCGGCGCGCGATGCGGGCGTGCCGGTGGTCGCCGTCTCCTTCGGCTTCTCCAGCGTGCCCGCGACCGAGCTGGAAGCCGATGCCCTCATCGATCATTACGACCAGCTGTGGGATGCGCTGGCGGCCGTTCACGGAGCGCGGGCGGCGGCCTAG